The Vibrio chagasii genome includes a region encoding these proteins:
- the pomA gene encoding flagellar motor protein PomA, whose protein sequence is MDLATLIGLIGGFAFVIMAMILGGSLGMFYDTTSILIVIGGSTFVVLMKFTMGQFFGAAKIAGKAFMFKVDEPEDLIAKIVEMADAARKGGFLALEEMEISNSFMQKGIDLLVDGHDGDVVRAALQKDIALTTERHEQGAKVFSAFGDVSPAMGMIGTLVGLVAMLSNMDDPKAIGPAMAVALLTTLYGAILSNMVFFPIADKLALRRDQETLNRRLVMDGVLAIQDGQNPRVIDGYLKSYLNEGKRTIDGEPA, encoded by the coding sequence GTGGATTTAGCAACCCTAATAGGTTTGATTGGTGGATTTGCCTTTGTAATCATGGCAATGATCCTAGGTGGAAGCCTCGGGATGTTCTATGACACGACATCCATTTTGATCGTGATTGGTGGTTCAACGTTTGTTGTTCTAATGAAGTTCACCATGGGACAGTTCTTTGGTGCGGCTAAAATTGCCGGCAAAGCATTTATGTTTAAAGTCGATGAGCCTGAAGATCTTATCGCTAAGATTGTTGAAATGGCAGACGCAGCACGTAAAGGTGGTTTCTTAGCTCTGGAAGAGATGGAAATCAGCAACAGCTTTATGCAAAAGGGCATCGACCTGTTGGTTGATGGCCATGATGGTGATGTAGTGCGAGCTGCATTGCAAAAAGACATTGCGCTAACGACAGAACGTCACGAGCAGGGCGCGAAGGTGTTCTCTGCCTTTGGTGATGTTTCTCCTGCGATGGGTATGATCGGTACCTTGGTCGGTTTGGTTGCCATGCTTTCGAACATGGATGACCCTAAAGCGATCGGCCCTGCGATGGCCGTTGCACTCTTAACTACGCTGTATGGCGCAATTCTATCGAACATGGTGTTTTTCCCAATCGCAGACAAACTAGCGCTGCGTCGTGACCAAGAGACACTGAACCGTCGTTTGGTGATGGACGGTGTGCTGGCTATCCAAGATGGTCAAAACCCACGAGTTATTGATGGTTACCTGAAGAGCTACCTGAATGAAGGTAAGCGTACGATTGATGGTGAACCTGCGTAA
- a CDS encoding alpha/beta fold hydrolase: protein MSNIIIDGEDNPITFIFAHGAGAGMDHEFMQSVAKGLAFKGIRVVRFNFPYMIKRAEDGKRRPPDRAPKLLEAYQEIIEQTDADKLVIGGKSMGGRMASHLSELDKVAAMACLGFPFHPPGKPENYKGEHLASLQKPCLILQGERDTFGKREEFADFDLSDSIRVEFIPDGDHSFKPRKSSGYTEQQNIALTVEKLSAFIKEVLNEK from the coding sequence ATGAGTAACATCATTATTGATGGTGAAGATAATCCGATCACCTTTATCTTTGCGCACGGTGCGGGCGCTGGTATGGATCATGAGTTCATGCAGTCGGTGGCCAAAGGTTTAGCCTTTAAAGGGATACGAGTGGTTCGTTTCAATTTCCCTTATATGATCAAGCGTGCCGAAGATGGTAAGCGTCGTCCACCTGATAGAGCGCCTAAGCTGCTTGAAGCCTATCAAGAGATCATTGAGCAAACTGATGCTGACAAGCTTGTGATTGGTGGTAAGTCGATGGGAGGCCGCATGGCGAGTCACTTATCTGAGTTGGATAAAGTGGCAGCGATGGCTTGTTTAGGTTTCCCTTTTCATCCTCCGGGTAAGCCAGAGAATTATAAAGGTGAACACCTCGCTTCTTTGCAAAAGCCGTGTCTGATTCTTCAAGGCGAACGCGATACCTTTGGTAAGCGTGAAGAGTTTGCTGATTTCGACCTGTCGGATTCTATTCGAGTTGAGTTTATTCCTGATGGTGATCACAGCTTCAAACCACGCAAGAGTTCTGGTTACACAGAGCAACAGAACATCGCGTTAACGGTTGAAAAGCTCTCAGCATTCATTAAAGAGGTGCTTAATGAAAAGTAA
- the xseB gene encoding exodeoxyribonuclease VII small subunit, producing the protein MATKKPENMSFEAAIEELDGLVDQLENGDLALDDALKKFERGISLARAGQSKLNDAEQRVSILLQNDENAELSDFNPQPE; encoded by the coding sequence ATGGCTACTAAGAAACCTGAAAATATGAGCTTTGAAGCGGCAATCGAAGAGCTCGATGGCTTGGTTGATCAACTAGAAAACGGTGATCTAGCTTTAGATGATGCGCTGAAAAAATTCGAACGAGGTATCTCCCTCGCTCGTGCAGGTCAAAGTAAACTAAACGATGCAGAACAACGTGTTAGCATCCTACTGCAAAATGACGAAAATGCAGAACTGAGTGACTTTAACCCACAACCAGAATAA
- the thiI gene encoding tRNA uracil 4-sulfurtransferase ThiI: MKFIVKPHPEIFVKSESVRKRFTRILECNIRNVIQRRCEGVAVFNRRDHIEVTSESDKYYTEVLEALTHTPGIHHSLEVQQSDFKDLHDIYEQVLERSRADIEGKTFSVRAKRRGKHEFTSIELERYVGGGLNQAVESARVKLKDPEVTVKVEVANDKLNQVLARHKGLGGFPLGTQEDLLSLISGGFDSGVSSYLHIKRGSKVHYCFFNLGGPAHEIGVKQVAHYLWNKYGSSAKVKFISVDFEPVVAEILENVEDGQMGVVLKRMFMRAGGMVADKFKIEALVTGEALGQVSSQTLTNLRHIDNVTDTLILRPLINWDKEDIIDLAREIGTEDFAKVMPEYCGVISKKPTVKAKKGKLAAEEAKFNFEVLEQVIENARVMDIRDIEKESQEQAPEVEQVQAVAEHAIVLDIRSPDEEDESPLEIDGVDVKHLPFYKLATQFGDLDQGKEYLLYCDRGVMSRLQALYLQEQGFKNVKVYRP; the protein is encoded by the coding sequence ATGAAATTTATTGTTAAGCCCCATCCGGAAATTTTTGTAAAAAGTGAATCGGTGCGTAAGCGCTTCACAAGGATTCTAGAGTGCAACATTCGTAACGTTATTCAGCGTCGCTGTGAAGGTGTTGCGGTATTTAACCGTCGTGACCATATAGAAGTGACGTCTGAGAGTGATAAGTACTACACAGAAGTGTTAGAGGCTCTTACTCACACTCCTGGTATTCACCACTCTTTAGAAGTACAACAGTCAGATTTTAAAGACTTGCACGATATCTATGAGCAAGTTTTAGAGCGCAGCCGTGCTGACATTGAAGGTAAAACTTTCTCTGTTCGTGCTAAGCGTCGCGGTAAGCATGAGTTCACGTCTATCGAGCTTGAGCGCTACGTAGGTGGCGGTCTGAATCAAGCGGTTGAGTCGGCACGCGTTAAGCTGAAAGATCCAGAAGTAACGGTTAAAGTTGAAGTGGCTAATGACAAACTGAACCAAGTTCTGGCGCGTCACAAAGGCCTTGGTGGTTTCCCTCTAGGTACTCAAGAAGACCTACTGAGCTTGATCTCTGGTGGTTTTGACTCTGGCGTATCAAGCTATCTACACATCAAACGTGGCTCTAAAGTTCACTACTGTTTCTTCAACCTTGGCGGTCCTGCGCACGAGATTGGCGTTAAGCAAGTAGCTCACTACCTGTGGAACAAGTACGGTTCTTCGGCAAAAGTGAAGTTCATCTCTGTTGATTTCGAACCGGTTGTTGCTGAAATCCTTGAGAATGTAGAAGACGGCCAAATGGGCGTTGTGCTTAAGCGAATGTTCATGCGTGCTGGTGGCATGGTTGCTGACAAGTTCAAGATCGAAGCATTGGTCACTGGTGAGGCACTAGGTCAGGTATCAAGCCAAACGCTAACTAACCTGCGTCACATTGATAACGTAACGGACACGCTGATCCTTCGTCCACTTATCAACTGGGATAAAGAAGACATCATCGACCTTGCGCGCGAGATCGGCACCGAAGATTTCGCGAAAGTAATGCCTGAATACTGTGGTGTTATCTCTAAGAAGCCAACAGTGAAAGCGAAGAAAGGTAAACTTGCAGCAGAAGAAGCTAAGTTTAACTTTGAAGTGCTAGAGCAAGTGATCGAGAACGCTCGTGTTATGGATATCCGTGATATTGAGAAAGAGAGCCAAGAGCAAGCTCCAGAAGTGGAACAGGTTCAAGCTGTGGCTGAGCACGCTATCGTTCTTGATATCCGTAGCCCAGATGAAGAAGACGAAAGCCCATTAGAAATCGATGGCGTTGATGTAAAACACCTACCTTTCTACAAGCTAGCGACGCAATTTGGTGACCTAGACCAAGGTAAAGAGTACCTATTGTACTGTGACCGTGGTGTTATGAGCCGTCTGCAAGCGCTATACTTGCAAGAGCAGGGCTTCAAGAACGTTAAAGTGTACCGCCCATAG
- the xni gene encoding flap endonuclease Xni — MSIHLVIIDALNLIRRVHSAQPDPTDIARTITTTTRTLNKITSESKPTHIIAVFDHHLQDRGWRAEVLPAYKQNRKPMPEPLMQGLDAIQQAWWELGIDSLLSDGDEADDLVATLAKKVADHGETVTIISTDKGYCQLLSPTLQIRDYFQHRWLDKPFIEAEFGVKPEQLADYWGLTGVSSSQVPGIPGVGPKAAKEILTSYPDIETAYQAEDLPKKYRKKFDEHIESARVCKQVSALKTDIDLGFNLQDIRYEASS; from the coding sequence ATGTCTATCCATCTTGTTATTATCGATGCCTTGAATCTCATCCGACGCGTGCACTCGGCTCAGCCGGATCCAACCGATATAGCAAGAACCATCACCACGACAACTCGAACTCTAAATAAGATTACTTCAGAGTCTAAGCCGACTCATATCATCGCGGTGTTTGATCATCACCTGCAAGACCGAGGCTGGCGCGCGGAAGTACTGCCTGCTTACAAGCAGAACCGTAAACCCATGCCAGAGCCGCTCATGCAAGGCCTTGATGCGATCCAACAAGCTTGGTGGGAATTAGGAATAGACTCGTTACTGTCCGATGGTGATGAAGCGGATGACTTGGTTGCAACACTGGCAAAGAAAGTTGCAGACCATGGCGAGACCGTAACCATCATCTCTACAGACAAAGGCTACTGCCAACTGTTGTCGCCTACCCTGCAGATCCGCGATTATTTCCAACATCGCTGGTTAGATAAGCCCTTTATCGAGGCGGAATTCGGCGTAAAACCAGAGCAGCTTGCAGATTACTGGGGGTTAACCGGTGTAAGCTCTAGCCAAGTGCCAGGCATCCCTGGCGTGGGGCCAAAAGCAGCAAAAGAGATATTAACTTCGTACCCCGATATTGAAACTGCATACCAAGCGGAAGACTTACCGAAGAAATATCGTAAGAAGTTTGATGAACACATTGAGTCCGCTCGAGTGTGTAAGCAAGTCTCTGCTCTCAAAACAGACATAGATTTAGGCTTTAACCTCCAAGATATTCGTTACGAAGCGAGCTCTTAG
- the ispA gene encoding (2E,6E)-farnesyl diphosphate synthase produces the protein MIETLLSYQARNNEQLNLWLDRLPHQNQNLINAMRYGLLLGGKRARPFLVYITGEMLGCTAEELDTPASAVECIHAYSLIHDDLPAMDDDELRRGHQTCHIKFDEATAILTGDALQTLAFTILAEGTLSADGESNRVRMIQRLAEASGAQGMCIGQALDIEAENRAVTLEELEEVHRNKTGALMKSAIRLGALAAGEKAFEVLPQLDKYADAIGLAFQVQDDILDIIGDTETLGKPQGSDQDLNKSTYPSLLGLEGAQEKAQSLLQEALQALAAIPYNTQLLEEFARYVIERKN, from the coding sequence ATGATCGAGACTTTATTGTCTTATCAAGCACGTAATAACGAGCAACTGAACCTTTGGCTTGACCGCCTGCCACACCAAAATCAGAATCTGATCAACGCAATGCGTTATGGGTTACTTTTAGGCGGCAAACGCGCGCGTCCATTTCTTGTCTATATTACAGGGGAAATGCTCGGTTGCACCGCGGAAGAACTCGATACTCCAGCTTCTGCAGTCGAATGTATTCATGCCTACTCTCTGATTCATGATGACCTTCCAGCAATGGACGACGATGAGCTGCGTCGTGGCCACCAGACTTGTCACATCAAATTCGATGAAGCCACGGCTATTTTAACGGGCGATGCACTACAAACTCTCGCATTTACTATACTTGCAGAAGGCACATTAAGTGCTGATGGTGAAAGCAACCGCGTTCGAATGATTCAACGCCTAGCTGAAGCCTCTGGAGCTCAAGGTATGTGTATCGGTCAGGCACTCGATATCGAAGCTGAAAACCGCGCAGTGACGCTTGAAGAGCTGGAAGAAGTTCACCGTAATAAAACCGGTGCTCTTATGAAGAGTGCAATCCGTTTAGGTGCGCTAGCTGCAGGTGAAAAAGCGTTCGAGGTGCTGCCTCAATTAGATAAGTACGCAGATGCCATCGGATTAGCCTTCCAAGTTCAAGACGATATCTTGGATATCATTGGCGACACCGAAACTTTGGGTAAACCACAGGGCTCTGACCAAGATTTAAACAAAAGCACCTACCCTTCTTTGCTAGGTTTAGAGGGCGCTCAAGAAAAAGCGCAATCTCTGCTGCAGGAAGCGCTTCAAGCTTTGGCCGCGATCCCATACAATACCCAGTTACTCGAAGAGTTCGCCCGATACGTCATCGAGCGCAAGAACTAA
- a CDS encoding flagellar motor protein MotB, giving the protein MDEENPCKCPPPGLPQWMGTFADLMSLLMCFFVLLLSFSEMDVLKFKQIAGSMKFAFGVQNRLEVKDIPKGTSIIAQEFRPGRPEPTPIDVIMQQTIDITQQTLEFHEGESERAGGTMRDQGKMTGGKSPEVSTHDNQNSESDQQQQQAEAQSQEMETLMESIKKALEREIDQGAIEVENLGQQIVIRIREKGAFPSGSAFLQPKFRPLVRQVAELVKDVPGIVRISGHTDNQRLDSELYRSNWDLSSQRAVSVAQEMEKVRGFSHQRLRVRGMADTEPVEPNDTEWQRSLNRRVEISIMQGEPLYSDEVPVISE; this is encoded by the coding sequence ATGGATGAAGAGAATCCATGTAAATGTCCTCCTCCGGGGTTACCTCAATGGATGGGAACATTTGCTGACTTGATGTCACTGTTGATGTGTTTCTTCGTACTTCTACTCTCATTCTCTGAGATGGATGTACTGAAGTTCAAACAGATCGCTGGCTCGATGAAGTTCGCATTTGGTGTACAGAACCGTTTAGAAGTAAAAGACATCCCAAAAGGGACTAGCATCATTGCGCAAGAGTTTCGTCCTGGTCGTCCAGAGCCTACGCCGATTGATGTGATCATGCAGCAAACGATAGATATCACTCAGCAGACGTTGGAATTTCATGAAGGTGAATCTGAGCGCGCTGGTGGTACCATGCGTGACCAAGGTAAGATGACCGGAGGCAAGTCGCCAGAGGTATCGACTCACGACAACCAAAACTCTGAGTCAGACCAGCAGCAACAACAAGCCGAAGCTCAATCGCAAGAGATGGAAACCTTGATGGAAAGCATCAAGAAGGCGTTGGAACGAGAAATCGACCAAGGCGCGATCGAGGTAGAAAACCTTGGCCAACAGATTGTGATTCGAATTCGTGAGAAGGGTGCATTCCCATCGGGTTCTGCTTTCCTACAGCCTAAGTTCCGACCTTTGGTGAGACAGGTGGCTGAATTAGTGAAAGATGTTCCGGGCATTGTTCGAATCTCAGGTCACACTGATAACCAACGTCTTGATTCTGAGCTGTATCGTTCGAATTGGGATCTGTCATCTCAGCGAGCGGTATCTGTTGCTCAAGAGATGGAAAAGGTACGCGGATTCTCTCATCAACGTTTGAGAGTACGTGGTATGGCGGATACTGAGCCCGTAGAGCCGAACGATACTGAATGGCAGCGTAGCCTGAACCGTCGCGTCGAGATCAGTATCATGCAAGGTGAGCCACTTTACAGCGATGAAGTTCCAGTGATTTCTGAATAG
- a CDS encoding putative quinol monooxygenase translates to MSNKVYCIAQFQPKEGKLNELFEVLKALEPNTLREDGCIQYTVTRHIQSPFAEGQSFPIAFNEIWADNEAFEAHCQRREIQQFFQEQCVDETGLVENFNVAIYSDEPENYDAPVLKPCC, encoded by the coding sequence ATGTCTAATAAGGTTTACTGTATTGCTCAATTTCAGCCGAAAGAAGGTAAACTGAACGAGCTGTTTGAGGTTTTAAAAGCACTAGAGCCAAACACTCTGCGTGAAGACGGTTGTATTCAATACACAGTAACTCGTCACATTCAGAGCCCGTTTGCGGAAGGTCAGAGCTTCCCGATCGCTTTCAACGAAATCTGGGCGGATAACGAAGCGTTTGAAGCGCACTGTCAACGTCGTGAAATTCAACAGTTCTTCCAAGAGCAGTGTGTTGATGAAACAGGTTTAGTTGAGAACTTCAATGTTGCTATTTACTCTGACGAGCCAGAGAACTACGATGCACCTGTTCTTAAGCCGTGCTGCTAA
- the dxs gene encoding 1-deoxy-D-xylulose-5-phosphate synthase yields MTLDISKYPTLALADKPEDLRLLPKETLTQLCDELRTYLLNSVSQSSGHLASGLGTVELTVALHYVYNTPFDQLVWDVGHQAYPHKILTGRRDRLSTIRQKDGLHPFPWREESEYDTLSVGHSSTSISAALGMAISAKKEGKNRKVVSVIGDGAITAGMAFEAMNHAGDVHNDMLVILNDNEMSISENVGALNNHLAQVLSGSLYTSIREGGKKVLSGVPPIKELVRRTEEHLKGMVVPGTMFEELGFNYIGPVDGHDVNELIKTLKNMRDLKGPQFLHIMTKKGKGYEPAEKDPIGYHAVPKFNPAKLSLSKSTSSKPTFSKVFGDFLCDMAAQDPKLMAITPAMREGSGMVRFSKEYPDQYFDVAIAEQHAVTLATGMAIAGDKPIVAIYSTFLQRGYDQLIHDVAIMDLPVMFAIDRAGLVGADGQTHQGAFDLSFMRCIPNMVIMAPSDENECRQMLYTGHQHNGPSAVRYPRGNGMGTEIQSEFTTLEIGKGRIVRESSKAKDGAKVAILSFGTFLENALQAADVMDATVADMRFVKPLDEALIKQLVADHDVLVTIEENAIAGGAGAGVIEFLMQEKLLMPVLNLGLPDKFIAQGTQGELHEELGLDAKGIEKSISEYLAK; encoded by the coding sequence ATGACTCTTGATATATCAAAGTACCCAACTCTTGCTTTGGCTGATAAGCCAGAGGATTTGCGTCTTCTCCCAAAAGAGACGCTAACACAGCTTTGTGATGAATTACGCACCTATCTTCTTAACTCAGTGAGCCAATCAAGTGGTCACTTAGCGTCAGGCTTAGGTACGGTAGAGCTCACTGTTGCTCTACACTATGTGTACAACACGCCTTTTGACCAATTGGTTTGGGATGTTGGTCACCAAGCATACCCGCACAAAATTCTTACCGGTCGCCGTGACCGCTTGTCGACGATCCGCCAAAAAGACGGACTGCACCCATTCCCATGGCGTGAAGAGAGCGAGTACGACACCCTTTCTGTTGGTCACTCATCAACATCGATCAGTGCTGCACTCGGTATGGCGATAAGTGCCAAGAAAGAAGGCAAAAACCGCAAAGTTGTGAGTGTGATTGGTGACGGTGCGATTACTGCTGGTATGGCATTTGAAGCCATGAACCACGCAGGCGATGTTCACAATGACATGCTGGTTATCCTAAACGATAACGAGATGTCAATTTCTGAAAACGTAGGTGCGCTTAACAACCACCTAGCTCAAGTTCTTTCTGGCAGTCTTTACACGTCTATTCGTGAGGGCGGCAAGAAAGTGCTATCTGGTGTTCCGCCGATTAAAGAGCTAGTTCGTCGTACAGAAGAACACCTAAAAGGCATGGTTGTCCCTGGCACCATGTTTGAAGAGCTAGGCTTTAATTACATTGGCCCAGTAGACGGCCACGATGTAAACGAGCTGATTAAAACGCTTAAGAACATGAGAGACCTAAAAGGTCCTCAGTTCCTGCACATCATGACCAAGAAAGGCAAAGGCTACGAGCCAGCGGAGAAAGATCCAATTGGTTACCATGCTGTACCTAAATTCAACCCAGCCAAATTAAGCCTATCAAAAAGTACTAGCTCTAAGCCAACGTTCTCAAAGGTTTTTGGTGATTTCCTATGTGATATGGCAGCGCAAGATCCTAAGCTAATGGCGATCACGCCAGCAATGCGTGAAGGTTCTGGCATGGTGCGTTTCTCTAAAGAATACCCAGATCAATACTTCGATGTAGCGATTGCTGAGCAGCACGCCGTGACGCTAGCAACGGGTATGGCGATTGCGGGTGACAAGCCGATTGTGGCTATCTACTCGACATTCCTACAACGTGGCTACGATCAACTGATCCACGATGTGGCTATCATGGATCTACCGGTCATGTTCGCGATTGACCGTGCAGGTCTTGTGGGTGCCGATGGTCAAACACACCAAGGTGCGTTCGACTTAAGCTTCATGCGTTGTATTCCAAACATGGTGATCATGGCACCAAGCGACGAAAACGAATGTCGCCAAATGCTATACACTGGCCACCAGCACAATGGACCAAGTGCAGTTCGTTACCCTCGTGGTAATGGCATGGGCACAGAAATCCAAAGTGAGTTTACTACACTTGAGATTGGTAAAGGCCGTATCGTTCGTGAAAGCTCAAAAGCAAAGGATGGCGCTAAGGTTGCTATCCTAAGCTTTGGTACTTTCCTAGAAAATGCACTTCAAGCTGCTGATGTAATGGATGCCACCGTTGCAGACATGCGCTTTGTTAAGCCGCTAGATGAAGCTCTAATCAAACAACTTGTCGCTGACCACGATGTACTGGTGACTATCGAAGAAAATGCGATTGCCGGTGGTGCAGGTGCAGGTGTAATTGAGTTCTTGATGCAAGAGAAACTGCTAATGCCTGTACTGAACCTTGGTCTACCAGACAAGTTCATTGCTCAAGGCACTCAAGGTGAGCTGCATGAAGAGCTAGGCTTAGACGCGAAAGGTATTGAGAAGTCTATCTCTGAGTACCTTGCTAAATAG
- the rlmM gene encoding 23S rRNA (cytidine(2498)-2'-O)-methyltransferase RlmM: MKHVLLYCRSGFEKECAGEIQDKATQLEVFGFPRLKNNTGFVLFECYQAGEADKLIKEIDFQSLIFARQMLAVAVEIKDLPTDDRISPILEALSEKESFPRCGDIRIETPDTNEAKELLKFCRKFTVPMRQAMRGKGLMTAKDNAKKPVLHLCFIAPGHCFVGYSYPTNNSQFFMGIPRLKFPSDAPSRSTLKLEEAFHVFIPRDEWDERLAPGMWGVDLGACPGGWTYQLVKRSMFVHCVDNGMMADSLMETGQIKHHMVDGFKFEPDRKNVTWIICDMVEKPARVAHLMGEWIIKGWAKEALFNLKLPMKGRYDEVLQDIENLKLFLIENKVKFKMQAKHLYHDREEITVHIQSLSNISPH; this comes from the coding sequence GTGAAACACGTACTACTTTATTGTCGCTCTGGTTTTGAAAAAGAATGTGCTGGCGAAATTCAAGACAAGGCAACACAACTGGAAGTGTTTGGTTTTCCTCGCTTAAAGAACAATACTGGTTTCGTATTGTTTGAATGTTACCAAGCTGGTGAAGCGGACAAGTTGATCAAAGAGATCGATTTCCAATCTCTGATCTTTGCTCGTCAAATGCTAGCTGTAGCGGTTGAAATCAAAGATCTACCAACCGATGACCGCATCTCTCCAATTCTTGAGGCGCTTTCTGAGAAAGAAAGTTTCCCACGTTGTGGTGATATCCGTATTGAAACGCCAGATACTAACGAAGCAAAAGAGCTACTGAAGTTCTGTCGTAAGTTTACTGTTCCAATGCGCCAAGCTATGCGTGGCAAAGGTCTGATGACAGCGAAAGACAACGCTAAAAAGCCTGTGCTTCACTTGTGCTTCATCGCTCCGGGTCACTGTTTTGTTGGTTATTCTTACCCAACCAACAACTCACAATTCTTTATGGGCATCCCTCGTTTGAAGTTCCCTTCAGATGCGCCAAGCCGTTCTACATTGAAGCTAGAAGAAGCGTTCCACGTGTTCATCCCTCGTGATGAGTGGGATGAGCGTCTTGCTCCGGGTATGTGGGGGGTAGATTTAGGTGCCTGTCCAGGCGGTTGGACTTACCAACTAGTGAAACGTTCTATGTTCGTTCACTGTGTTGATAACGGCATGATGGCAGACAGCCTGATGGAAACTGGCCAAATCAAACACCACATGGTGGATGGCTTTAAGTTCGAACCAGACCGTAAGAACGTCACTTGGATCATCTGTGACATGGTTGAGAAACCTGCGCGCGTTGCACACCTTATGGGTGAGTGGATCATCAAAGGTTGGGCGAAAGAAGCACTATTCAACCTTAAACTGCCAATGAAGGGCCGTTACGATGAAGTTCTGCAAGATATTGAGAATCTAAAACTGTTCCTGATTGAGAACAAAGTGAAGTTCAAGATGCAGGCGAAGCACCTATATCATGACCGTGAAGAGATCACCGTTCATATTCAGTCGCTTTCAAATATCTCACCGCATTAA
- a CDS encoding DUF423 domain-containing protein: MKSKYLLTFAGLSGAIAVMLGAFAAHGLKAILPEYVLGVFETGVQYQFIHTLAILACGALLQMKLGAKSQKYFFIAAICFIIGILCFSGSLYALALTGIKWFGPITPFGGLLFIIGWGVFSFAALNIKEVTQ, encoded by the coding sequence ATGAAAAGTAAGTACCTACTTACCTTCGCTGGTCTATCTGGTGCTATTGCGGTGATGCTTGGCGCGTTTGCTGCACACGGTTTAAAAGCTATTTTGCCTGAGTACGTGTTAGGTGTATTCGAAACGGGTGTTCAGTATCAGTTTATTCACACGTTAGCGATATTAGCGTGTGGTGCTCTGCTACAGATGAAACTTGGCGCTAAATCACAAAAATATTTTTTCATTGCGGCAATTTGCTTTATCATCGGCATCCTTTGTTTTAGTGGTAGCCTGTATGCGCTAGCACTGACAGGAATAAAATGGTTTGGCCCAATAACTCCGTTTGGTGGTCTACTATTTATCATTGGTTGGGGAGTCTTCTCCTTCGCTGCTTTGAATATAAAAGAGGTAACTCAGTGA
- a CDS encoding transcriptional regulator GcvA has product MSRRLPPLNSLRVFEAAARHLSFTRAAEELFVTQAAVSHQIKALEEFLSLKLFRRRNRSLLLTEEGQSYFLDIKDIFTSLAEATDKVLERSEKGALTISLPPSFAIQWLVPRLADFNQQEPDIDVRIKAVDMDEGSLTDDVDVAIYYGRGNWPGLRADKLYQEYLVPLCSPSVLLGTKPLESLKDLACHTLLHDTSRKDWKQFAKQNGIDGVNVNHGPIFSHSTMVLQAAAHGQGIALGNNVLAQPEIEAGRLIAPFDEVLVSKNAFYVVCHEKQADMGRIATFRDWMLAKAQSEQEDLLDE; this is encoded by the coding sequence ATGTCTCGTCGATTACCCCCATTAAACTCGCTAAGAGTGTTTGAAGCTGCGGCTCGACACTTGAGTTTTACGCGTGCCGCTGAAGAGTTGTTTGTTACTCAAGCTGCGGTTAGTCACCAGATAAAAGCTTTAGAAGAGTTTCTGTCTTTGAAGCTTTTTCGCCGAAGAAACCGTTCTTTGTTGCTCACTGAAGAAGGGCAAAGCTACTTCTTAGATATCAAAGATATATTTACATCATTGGCTGAGGCCACTGATAAGGTGCTTGAGAGAAGTGAGAAGGGCGCATTAACCATCAGCTTGCCACCAAGCTTTGCGATTCAATGGTTAGTACCAAGGCTTGCTGACTTTAATCAACAAGAACCTGATATCGATGTTCGAATTAAGGCCGTTGATATGGATGAGGGTTCGTTGACGGATGATGTGGACGTCGCAATCTACTATGGTCGAGGGAACTGGCCGGGCTTGAGAGCCGATAAATTGTATCAAGAGTACTTGGTTCCTCTCTGCTCCCCATCTGTGTTATTGGGAACAAAACCATTAGAATCTCTAAAAGATTTGGCATGCCATACGCTATTGCATGACACCTCTCGTAAAGATTGGAAACAGTTTGCGAAACAAAACGGCATTGATGGCGTTAATGTAAACCATGGACCGATCTTCAGCCACTCAACCATGGTGCTTCAAGCCGCAGCTCACGGGCAAGGCATTGCATTGGGTAACAACGTTCTCGCACAACCTGAAATAGAAGCGGGCCGCTTGATTGCGCCGTTTGATGAAGTATTAGTAAGTAAGAATGCTTTCTATGTTGTGTGTCATGAGAAACAAGCCGACATGGGCCGTATCGCTACTTTCCGTGATTGGATGCTGGCTAAAGCACAAAGTGAACAAGAGGACTTACTTGATGAGTAA